A DNA window from Arachis hypogaea cultivar Tifrunner chromosome 18, arahy.Tifrunner.gnm2.J5K5, whole genome shotgun sequence contains the following coding sequences:
- the LOC112770694 gene encoding gibberellin 2-beta-dioxygenase 1, whose amino-acid sequence MQYSYMRNCSNNRAATFSPPVVTIPIVDLSKPDAQALIVKACEDFGFFKVINHGVPMDAISLLEEEATKFFSLPLSDKEKVGLANPFGYGNKRLGYNGDIGWIEYLLLKTNSQHSNTLTLPSDQNLEQFRCALNEYMQAMRKMACEVLELMAEGLKIEERNVLSKLVMDEQSDSAFRVNHYPACPEITMASNGGGGGDENKNKNKNDTTNMVGFGEHTDPQIISLLRSNNTSGLQIYVGDGNWIPVPPDHSSFFVNVGDSLQVMTNGRFKSVRHRVIVDNGCKSRLSMIYFVGPPLSEKIAPLPSLMLGKESLYKEFTWFEYKNAAYATRLATNRLIPYEKIAAS is encoded by the exons atgcaATACTCGTACATGAGAAACTGTAGCAATAACAGAGCAGCCACATTCTCACCGCCGGTGGTGACCATTCCCATAGTGGACCTTTCAAAACCTGATGCACAGGCCCTCATAGTGAAGGCCTGTGAAGACTTCGGGTTTTTCAAAGTCATAAACCACGGCGTCCCTATGGACGCCATTTCCCTCCTCGAAGAGGAGGCTACCAAATTCTTCTCCTTGCCGCTTAGCGACAAGGAGAAGGTCGGCCTTGCCAACCCCTTCGGGTACGGCAACAAGCGCCTCGGTTACAACGGCGACATCGGTTGGATCGAGTACCTTCTCCTTAAAACCAATTCACAACACTCCAACACTCTCACACTACCTTCTGATCAAAACCTAGAGCAATTCAG GTGTGCTTTGAACGAGTACATGCAAGCGATGAGGAAGATGGCGTGCGAGGTTCTTGAGTTAATGGCGGAAGGGCTGAAGATTGAGGAACGAAACGTGCTGAGCAAGCTTGTGATGGATGAACAGAGTGACTCTGCTTTCAGGGTGAACCACTACCCTGCTTGCCCTGAAATAACAATGGCTTCCAATGGCGGAGGTGGTGGTGAtgagaacaagaacaagaacaagaacgaCACCACTAACATGGTTGGTTTTGGAGAGCACACTGACCCACAAATAATTTCTCTTCTGAGATCCAATAACACCTCTGGCCTTCAGATTTATGTTGGTGATGGAAACTGGATTCCTGTTCCTCCTGATCACAGTTCCTTCTTTGTCAATGTTGGTGATTCACTTCAG GTTATGACGAATGGACGGTTCAAGAGTGTGAGGCACAGAGTGATAGTGGACAACGGTTGCAAATCAAGGCTATCAATGATTTACTTTGTTGGTCCACCATTGAGTGAGAAGATTGCACCATTGCCTTCCCTCATGCTTGGAAAGGAAAGCTTATACAAAGAGTTCACTTGGTTTGAATACAAGAACGCTGCCTACGCTACAAGATTGGCTACCAATAGGCTCATACCCTATGAGAAGATTGCTGCCTCTTAA